Proteins from a genomic interval of Niabella soli DSM 19437:
- a CDS encoding MarR family winged helix-turn-helix transcriptional regulator, with translation MEASAIENLSDLGRVISDTTLLMHEAIARSAGLTGVDHKYLSIILRQGPLTAGELSSITGLTTGAVTAMIDRLEDRKLVSRQPDETDRRKVLIVANKAKAKKLFEPSNTRLKAEVEKLVSTYGKKEIQLIAGYLRASIGIMQTFTNELNKKSR, from the coding sequence ATGGAAGCGTCAGCAATAGAAAATTTAAGCGATTTAGGAAGAGTAATCTCCGACACAACCCTCCTCATGCATGAGGCCATTGCCCGCAGCGCAGGCCTCACGGGCGTAGATCATAAATACCTTAGTATCATCCTGCGGCAAGGACCGCTTACGGCTGGGGAGCTGTCCAGCATTACCGGGCTTACCACCGGGGCGGTAACCGCCATGATCGACCGGCTGGAGGACCGGAAGCTGGTAAGCCGTCAGCCAGACGAAACCGACCGGCGGAAGGTATTGATCGTTGCCAATAAAGCAAAGGCAAAAAAACTATTCGAACCATCCAATACCCGGCTGAAAGCGGAGGTAGAAAAACTGGTCTCCACCTACGGTAAGAAGGAAATACAGTTGATCGCCGGCTATCTCCGTGCGTCGATCGGCATCATGCAGACCTTCACCAACGAGCTGAATAAAAAATCCAGATAA
- a CDS encoding nuclease A inhibitor family protein: MNTSNFLTQLQTQAQGVLFMSESEYPFEPQNLGVLEAAAIPAAVATHSGTANATVKTIAPEQFMAQLERSADPGDAPIVANLQKIKNLYAFLNSQLSGLQVYRVEAGVQVPIYILGFLPDQTVAGVKTTSIES; encoded by the coding sequence ATGAATACATCCAACTTTTTAACCCAATTGCAGACACAGGCCCAGGGCGTCCTTTTCATGAGTGAATCAGAATACCCGTTTGAACCCCAAAACCTGGGCGTTCTGGAAGCCGCCGCCATCCCTGCCGCTGTAGCAACACATTCCGGCACAGCAAACGCAACAGTAAAAACCATTGCCCCGGAACAGTTCATGGCCCAGCTCGAGCGCAGCGCAGACCCAGGCGACGCCCCCATTGTGGCCAATCTGCAAAAAATAAAAAACCTTTATGCGTTTTTAAACAGCCAGCTTTCCGGCCTGCAGGTGTACCGGGTAGAAGCCGGCGTGCAGGTACCCATTTATATTCTCGGCTTTTTACCGGACCAGACCGTTGCCGGTGTAAAAACAACCTCAATAGAATCGTAA
- a CDS encoding RCC1 domain-containing protein has translation MKLSRYNILAGLLLTVLIVQMGCSKKGHSPAPPPEPKPEVKSYTIRQIAGAYGNLFIVRSDNTLWGWGANGRGILADGTTTSKPKPEKIMSGVDTISCNGHNVAILKTDHTLWTAGNNEKGQLGIGNTTDAATPVKIADHVLKVHCNINYTLFLKDDKTLWAAGMGFSDLFFSPNYKPALSPVKIADDVVSFSGGNSHVLILKSDNTLWGMGSNWSGQLAFRLSPNSPSSYQTFTQIPGIFKEIFGGGATTFAIKPDNSLWGAGSSNAFGLETTTWSTVDSFMRIQTDVKTISSQGGQLMVIKNDGTLWGAGNNMNLPLWDTLGTNVYVLKYVKLDSNVTRVFDAATNCLYVKNDTAVYISGDNTYGQLGVPGIAQKNTFTRMEFPLK, from the coding sequence CTTATTGTTCAAATGGGCTGCAGTAAGAAAGGCCATAGTCCAGCTCCGCCTCCGGAACCTAAGCCCGAAGTAAAATCTTATACAATTCGTCAAATAGCCGGAGCCTATGGGAATCTGTTTATTGTCAGAAGCGATAATACACTTTGGGGCTGGGGCGCTAACGGCCGGGGCATTTTAGCAGACGGAACCACAACAAGTAAACCGAAACCTGAAAAAATCATGTCTGGGGTTGACACTATATCCTGTAATGGTCATAATGTGGCTATTTTGAAAACCGATCACACATTATGGACTGCCGGGAATAACGAAAAAGGACAATTGGGCATCGGCAATACTACTGATGCCGCGACACCAGTAAAAATAGCAGATCATGTATTAAAAGTACATTGTAATATCAACTACACTTTATTTTTAAAAGATGATAAAACGTTATGGGCAGCCGGGATGGGATTTAGCGATCTATTTTTCTCTCCTAATTATAAACCCGCTTTAAGCCCGGTAAAAATCGCGGATGACGTTGTTTCTTTTAGCGGCGGAAATAGCCATGTTTTAATTTTAAAATCAGACAATACACTTTGGGGAATGGGGTCAAATTGGTCTGGGCAACTGGCGTTTCGCCTCTCTCCTAACAGTCCGTCTTCCTACCAGACTTTTACTCAAATACCAGGAATTTTTAAAGAAATTTTTGGAGGGGGTGCTACAACTTTTGCCATAAAGCCCGACAACAGTCTTTGGGGTGCGGGAAGCAGCAATGCCTTTGGTCTTGAAACAACAACCTGGTCAACGGTTGATTCTTTTATGCGTATTCAAACTGATGTAAAAACAATTTCGAGCCAGGGAGGCCAATTAATGGTAATAAAAAATGACGGTACTTTGTGGGGAGCCGGCAATAATATGAATTTACCTCTTTGGGATACTTTGGGAACAAACGTTTATGTGCTAAAATACGTCAAGCTCGATTCTAATGTCACCAGAGTTTTTGATGCGGCCACAAACTGCCTTTACGTAAAAAATGATACTGCTGTTTATATTTCCGGTGACAACACTTACGGACAATTGGGTGTGCCAGGAATCGCACAAAAAAATACTTTTACCCGGATGGAGTTCCCATTGAAGTAA
- a CDS encoding DNA/RNA non-specific endonuclease has translation MKHINYFLTLLVLVGAYSCAKIPPIDVPPPAKDSSYSVTESFESGRKAAYALADVDLRTGSWSFNDALIGNTAADTKDSSWSVRLRNGSITTNFKITGLKKVYVSSATYGTDGPSTWNFQTSTDGQTFTNVGSPVTVSSKTFQLDSFLITSTDPVQVRIIKTGTTRINIDNIIFTGASNNPGFKNVTDTLPTGDSTVPAAGRYVVPGSDAPPALGDNSNLLFGNPSGADSVLSMANNYLINQFYYIESYSSSRATPNWVSWHLDATNITGVADRQNDFAAWAGLYSGWYKVQSSSYMGSGYDRGHNCPSADRTSSVAANSSTFLMTNMIPQTPQNNQQTWNNLEQYIRTQVTAGKEAYVIMGSYGNAGTIDNGRITVPTNVWKVIVFLDNGNSDLSRVSATTRVLAVNTPNTSTVSADWKQYITTVRDIETATGYNLLSSLSTDVQNAVETQKDPGQ, from the coding sequence ATGAAACACATAAATTACTTCTTAACACTACTCGTACTGGTAGGCGCCTACAGCTGCGCCAAAATACCACCTATTGACGTGCCGCCGCCGGCCAAAGACAGCAGCTACTCCGTTACGGAAAGTTTTGAATCCGGCCGCAAGGCTGCTTATGCCCTTGCCGATGTAGACCTACGGACCGGCAGCTGGTCCTTCAATGACGCCCTTATCGGTAATACCGCAGCGGACACCAAGGACAGCTCCTGGTCCGTACGCTTACGCAATGGAAGCATTACGACCAACTTCAAAATTACCGGGCTAAAAAAAGTGTATGTAAGTTCTGCCACCTACGGAACGGATGGCCCTTCCACCTGGAATTTCCAGACCAGTACCGACGGCCAGACGTTTACGAACGTTGGCAGCCCCGTGACGGTAAGCAGCAAAACCTTCCAGCTGGATAGTTTCCTTATTACCAGTACCGATCCGGTGCAGGTGCGTATCATTAAAACCGGCACTACCCGTATCAATATCGATAATATCATTTTTACCGGAGCCTCCAATAATCCCGGTTTTAAAAATGTGACCGATACCTTACCTACCGGCGACAGCACGGTTCCCGCAGCCGGGCGTTATGTGGTACCAGGTTCGGATGCACCGCCCGCTTTGGGCGATAATTCTAACCTGCTCTTCGGTAACCCTTCCGGTGCAGATTCAGTGCTCAGCATGGCTAATAATTACCTTATCAACCAGTTTTATTATATCGAGTCTTATTCCAGTTCAAGGGCCACTCCCAATTGGGTTTCCTGGCACCTGGATGCCACCAATATTACCGGCGTGGCAGACCGCCAGAATGATTTTGCCGCCTGGGCAGGCCTCTACAGCGGGTGGTATAAAGTACAATCCAGCTCCTATATGGGTTCCGGTTACGACCGCGGCCATAACTGCCCCAGTGCAGACCGTACCAGCAGCGTGGCAGCCAACTCCTCCACCTTCCTGATGACCAATATGATCCCCCAAACGCCGCAGAACAACCAGCAAACCTGGAACAACCTGGAGCAATACATCCGCACGCAGGTAACGGCGGGTAAAGAGGCCTATGTCATCATGGGCAGCTATGGCAATGCCGGCACCATCGATAACGGGAGGATCACCGTGCCCACCAACGTATGGAAAGTGATCGTATTTCTTGATAACGGCAACAGCGATCTTTCAAGGGTAAGCGCCACCACGCGGGTGCTGGCCGTAAATACGCCCAATACCAGTACCGTAAGTGCCGACTGGAAACAGTACATTACCACCGTGCGGGATATTGAAACCGCCACCGGCTACAACCTGCTTTCCAGCTTAAGCACCGATGTGCAGAACGCTGTTGAAACGCAAAAAGATCCCGGGCAATAA